A window from Megalobrama amblycephala isolate DHTTF-2021 linkage group LG21, ASM1881202v1, whole genome shotgun sequence encodes these proteins:
- the taf4a gene encoding transcription initiation factor TFIID subunit 4 isoform X1: MVTTLIGTSTVQTLNGGNAMDSHTESGTSVSSGPSSSSDEASTSVPVVNNGPGVAKGHGNVTVTPNPNTVIQSSYGNPPASAASSAGPSVTVVRPSMQTAGTGLTINGSNNNTTVSATVANVATPGITTTSTTTTTCTTTTTPLLMNQTPASVSASKSESPKTIIQSAGGMTLGPGVAKGAVLQGVARTAAPATVAAAAASSPAIRAIAPQVLAPRLPQSNPGQNIQNIQLPPGMVLVRSDSGQLLMIPQQMLAQMQAQSQAARPAAPTSTTPGQITTAQAPGTPLMARQVTPTTIIKQGSPTPSSTATTTLQRPPVQQASSVGAVLSVQAGTAQRTVTAATGTTVSSATETMENVKKCRNFLSTLIKLATSGKQSSETVANVKELVKNLLEGAIEAEEFTSRLYKELNSSPQPYLVPFLKRSLPALRQLTPDSTAFIQQSQALQAPTVVLTSPNTAGATGTAPRTLVQPALSNSSQTASLVLQPPQQGAIVKPPQVTLTTTPMVTLRGQPHSHIVVGQPQVQLKQIQTVAVKQGVVSSTKLAPGSVSVAIAQKNKAKDGAGGTFRDDDDINDVASMAGVNLSEESARILATNSELVGAVTRSCKDEAFLSATMLQHKILEIGQRFGVTELGPEVVNIVSHATQQRLQNLLEKVSLIAQQKNMTYKEDSRYEQVEDVRSQLKFFEQLDQLEKQKKEEQEREILMKAAKSRSRQEDPEQLRLKQKAKEMQQQELAQIRQRDANLTALAAIGPRKKRKLDSPSFGTDAEGSGLCASASGGLNAGASRQFTRQRITRVNLRDLLFCLENERSTSHSQLLYRALLK, translated from the exons ATGGTAACTACTTTGATCGGGACGTCCACAGTGCAAACTTTGAACGGAGGCAATGCAATGGATTCGCACACTGAAAGCGGCACTTCAGTGTCCAGTGgcccatcatcatcatcggaCGAGGCTTCAACTTCTGTACCAGTTGTTAATAACGGGCCCGGGGTGGCGAAAGGACACGGAAACGTCACTGTCACCCCAAACCCAAATACAGTGATACAGTCTTCTTACGGGAATCCTCCAGCATCCGCAGCATCCAGTGCAGGACCCTCTGTGACAGTTGTCAGGCCATCTATGCAAACTGCTGGAACAGGTTTAACTATTAACGGGAGTAATAATAATACCACCGTTTCGGCGACTGTAGCCAATGTAGCGACCCCGGGAATAACTACTActtctactactactacaaCTTGTACTACTACAACGACACCTCTTTTAATGAACCAGACTCCTGCCTCTGTCTCCGCGAGCAAGTCCGAGTCCCCTAAAACTATCATACAGTCCGCCGGCGGCATGACTCTCGGTCCTGGAGTGGCTAAGGGGGCTGTTTTGCAGGGGGTTGCGAGAACAGCAGCTCCGGCAACtgttgcagcagcagcagcatccaGCCCTGCCATCAGGGCAATTGCGCCACAGGTGTTAGCGCCCCGACTCCCTCAGAGCAACCCTGGCCAGAACATCCAGAACATCCAACTACCTCCAG GTATGGTGTTGGTGCGTAGTGACAGTGGTCAGTTGCTGATGATCCCTCAGCAGATGTTGGCACAGATGCAGGCCCAGTCTCAGGCCGCCCGCCCTGCTGCCCCCACCAGCACCACCCCTGGGCAGATCACGACTGCACAG GCACCTGGAACTCCTCTAATGGCCCGACAGGTGACCCCTACCACCATCATAAAGCAGGGCTCTCCTACACCCAGCAGCACGGCCACTACCACACTCCAGAGACCACCTGTACAG CAGGCCTCCTCTGTGGGTGCAGTGTTGTCAGTGCAGGCAGGAACTGCCCAGAGGACTGTGACTGCTGCCACGGGGACCACCGTCTCCTCGGCAACG gAGACAATGGAGAATGTAAAGAAATGTAGGAACTTCTTGTCCACGCTGATAAAGCTGGCCACTAGCGGTAAGCAGTCATCAGAGACTGTCGCTAACGTTAAAGAGCTGGTCAAGAACCTGCTG GAGGGGGCGATTGAAGCAGAGGAGTTCACCAGCAGGCTCTACAAAGAGCTTAACTCGTCTCCTCAGCCTTATCTAGTGCCTTTCCTGAAG AGGAGTCTTCCAGCTCTGCGACAGCTCACTCCTGACTCCACAGCCTTCATCCAGCAGAGCCAGGCCCTCCAGGCACCCACTGTGGTGCTGACCAGCCCCAACACTGCTGGAGCCACCGGCACAGCCCCTCGCACGCTCGTCCAGCCTGCCCTCAGCAACTCCAGCCAGACCGCCTCTTTG GTGTTGCAGCCTCCACAGCAGGGGGCAATAGTGAAGCCCCCTCAGGTTACCCTGACAACCACTCCTATGGTAACGCTCAGGGGTCAGCCCCACAGCCACATAGTGGTGGGTCAGCCTCAGGTGCAGCTCAAACAGATCCAGACAG tggCAGTGAAGCAGGGTGTGGTGAGTAGCACTAAACTGGCTCCCGGCTCCGTGTCTGTAGCGATAGCTCAGAAGAATAAAGCTAAGgatggtgctggaggaactttCAG GGATGATGACGACATTAATGACGTGGCCTCAATGGCAGGTGTTAATCTTTCGGAGGAGAGTGCCCGTATCCTGGCCACCAACTCTGAGCTGGTTGGCGCGGTCACGCGGTCTTGTAAGGATGAAGCTTTCCTCTCCGCCACTATGTTACAGCACAAGATACTAGAGATAG GCCAAAGGTTTGGAGTGACAGAGCTGGGTCCCGAGGTCGTGAACATCGTCTCTCACGCCACTCAACAGAGACTGCAAAACCTTCTAGAGAAGGTCTCGCTGATCGCCCAGCAAAAGAACATGACTTACAAG gagGACAGTCGGTACGAGCAGGTGGAGGATGTTCGCTCTCAGCTGAAGTTCTTTGAGCAACTTGACCAGTTGGAGAAACAAAAGAAAGAGGAACAGGAGAGAGAAATTTTAATGAAGGCAGCTAAG TCACGCTCGCGACAAGAGGACCCCGAGCAGCTGCGGCTGAAACAGAAGGCCAAAGAG ATGCAGCAGCAGGAATTGGCTCAGATTCGACAGAGAGACGCCAACTTGACGGCGTTGGCGGCTATCGGAcccagaaagaaaagaaaactggATTCTCCTTCATTTGGGACTGACGCAGAG GGCTCAGGTTTGTGCGCAAGTGCATCCGGGGGCTTAAATGCAGGAGCGTCGAGGCAGTTCACTCGCCAGCGCATCACGCGTGTAAACCTCAGGGATCTGCTCTTCTGTCTAGAGAACGAGAGAAGCACCAGCCACTCACAACTGCTCTACCGAGCCCTTCTCAAATAG
- the taf4a gene encoding transcription initiation factor TFIID subunit 4 isoform X2, giving the protein MVTTLIGTSTVQTLNGGNAMDSHTESGTSVSSGPSSSSDEASTSVPVVNNGPGVAKGHGNVTVTPNPNTVIQSSYGNPPASAASSAGPSVTVVRPSMQTAGTGLTINGSNNNTTVSATVANVATPGITTTSTTTTTCTTTTTPLLMNQTPASVSASKSESPKTIIQSAGGMTLGPGVAKGAVLQGVARTAAPATVAAAAASSPAIRAIAPQVLAPRLPQSNPGQNIQNIQLPPGMVLVRSDSGQLLMIPQQMLAQMQAQSQAARPAAPTSTTPGQITTAQAPGTPLMARQVTPTTIIKQGSPTPSSTATTTLQRPPVQASSVGAVLSVQAGTAQRTVTAATGTTVSSATETMENVKKCRNFLSTLIKLATSGKQSSETVANVKELVKNLLEGAIEAEEFTSRLYKELNSSPQPYLVPFLKRSLPALRQLTPDSTAFIQQSQALQAPTVVLTSPNTAGATGTAPRTLVQPALSNSSQTASLVLQPPQQGAIVKPPQVTLTTTPMVTLRGQPHSHIVVGQPQVQLKQIQTVAVKQGVVSSTKLAPGSVSVAIAQKNKAKDGAGGTFRDDDDINDVASMAGVNLSEESARILATNSELVGAVTRSCKDEAFLSATMLQHKILEIGQRFGVTELGPEVVNIVSHATQQRLQNLLEKVSLIAQQKNMTYKEDSRYEQVEDVRSQLKFFEQLDQLEKQKKEEQEREILMKAAKSRSRQEDPEQLRLKQKAKEMQQQELAQIRQRDANLTALAAIGPRKKRKLDSPSFGTDAEGSGLCASASGGLNAGASRQFTRQRITRVNLRDLLFCLENERSTSHSQLLYRALLK; this is encoded by the exons ATGGTAACTACTTTGATCGGGACGTCCACAGTGCAAACTTTGAACGGAGGCAATGCAATGGATTCGCACACTGAAAGCGGCACTTCAGTGTCCAGTGgcccatcatcatcatcggaCGAGGCTTCAACTTCTGTACCAGTTGTTAATAACGGGCCCGGGGTGGCGAAAGGACACGGAAACGTCACTGTCACCCCAAACCCAAATACAGTGATACAGTCTTCTTACGGGAATCCTCCAGCATCCGCAGCATCCAGTGCAGGACCCTCTGTGACAGTTGTCAGGCCATCTATGCAAACTGCTGGAACAGGTTTAACTATTAACGGGAGTAATAATAATACCACCGTTTCGGCGACTGTAGCCAATGTAGCGACCCCGGGAATAACTACTActtctactactactacaaCTTGTACTACTACAACGACACCTCTTTTAATGAACCAGACTCCTGCCTCTGTCTCCGCGAGCAAGTCCGAGTCCCCTAAAACTATCATACAGTCCGCCGGCGGCATGACTCTCGGTCCTGGAGTGGCTAAGGGGGCTGTTTTGCAGGGGGTTGCGAGAACAGCAGCTCCGGCAACtgttgcagcagcagcagcatccaGCCCTGCCATCAGGGCAATTGCGCCACAGGTGTTAGCGCCCCGACTCCCTCAGAGCAACCCTGGCCAGAACATCCAGAACATCCAACTACCTCCAG GTATGGTGTTGGTGCGTAGTGACAGTGGTCAGTTGCTGATGATCCCTCAGCAGATGTTGGCACAGATGCAGGCCCAGTCTCAGGCCGCCCGCCCTGCTGCCCCCACCAGCACCACCCCTGGGCAGATCACGACTGCACAG GCACCTGGAACTCCTCTAATGGCCCGACAGGTGACCCCTACCACCATCATAAAGCAGGGCTCTCCTACACCCAGCAGCACGGCCACTACCACACTCCAGAGACCACCTGTACAG GCCTCCTCTGTGGGTGCAGTGTTGTCAGTGCAGGCAGGAACTGCCCAGAGGACTGTGACTGCTGCCACGGGGACCACCGTCTCCTCGGCAACG gAGACAATGGAGAATGTAAAGAAATGTAGGAACTTCTTGTCCACGCTGATAAAGCTGGCCACTAGCGGTAAGCAGTCATCAGAGACTGTCGCTAACGTTAAAGAGCTGGTCAAGAACCTGCTG GAGGGGGCGATTGAAGCAGAGGAGTTCACCAGCAGGCTCTACAAAGAGCTTAACTCGTCTCCTCAGCCTTATCTAGTGCCTTTCCTGAAG AGGAGTCTTCCAGCTCTGCGACAGCTCACTCCTGACTCCACAGCCTTCATCCAGCAGAGCCAGGCCCTCCAGGCACCCACTGTGGTGCTGACCAGCCCCAACACTGCTGGAGCCACCGGCACAGCCCCTCGCACGCTCGTCCAGCCTGCCCTCAGCAACTCCAGCCAGACCGCCTCTTTG GTGTTGCAGCCTCCACAGCAGGGGGCAATAGTGAAGCCCCCTCAGGTTACCCTGACAACCACTCCTATGGTAACGCTCAGGGGTCAGCCCCACAGCCACATAGTGGTGGGTCAGCCTCAGGTGCAGCTCAAACAGATCCAGACAG tggCAGTGAAGCAGGGTGTGGTGAGTAGCACTAAACTGGCTCCCGGCTCCGTGTCTGTAGCGATAGCTCAGAAGAATAAAGCTAAGgatggtgctggaggaactttCAG GGATGATGACGACATTAATGACGTGGCCTCAATGGCAGGTGTTAATCTTTCGGAGGAGAGTGCCCGTATCCTGGCCACCAACTCTGAGCTGGTTGGCGCGGTCACGCGGTCTTGTAAGGATGAAGCTTTCCTCTCCGCCACTATGTTACAGCACAAGATACTAGAGATAG GCCAAAGGTTTGGAGTGACAGAGCTGGGTCCCGAGGTCGTGAACATCGTCTCTCACGCCACTCAACAGAGACTGCAAAACCTTCTAGAGAAGGTCTCGCTGATCGCCCAGCAAAAGAACATGACTTACAAG gagGACAGTCGGTACGAGCAGGTGGAGGATGTTCGCTCTCAGCTGAAGTTCTTTGAGCAACTTGACCAGTTGGAGAAACAAAAGAAAGAGGAACAGGAGAGAGAAATTTTAATGAAGGCAGCTAAG TCACGCTCGCGACAAGAGGACCCCGAGCAGCTGCGGCTGAAACAGAAGGCCAAAGAG ATGCAGCAGCAGGAATTGGCTCAGATTCGACAGAGAGACGCCAACTTGACGGCGTTGGCGGCTATCGGAcccagaaagaaaagaaaactggATTCTCCTTCATTTGGGACTGACGCAGAG GGCTCAGGTTTGTGCGCAAGTGCATCCGGGGGCTTAAATGCAGGAGCGTCGAGGCAGTTCACTCGCCAGCGCATCACGCGTGTAAACCTCAGGGATCTGCTCTTCTGTCTAGAGAACGAGAGAAGCACCAGCCACTCACAACTGCTCTACCGAGCCCTTCTCAAATAG